tgaataaaaattttaaaatttccatatctgttatcattattctttaattcatcGAATGGATagcattttattgaaaatatagaataacttCGTACGATTGTGAAAATTAAAGATGGAGAATAACAATTATTCTTTGTTGAGgagtgaatatatttatatatttatttattatgactaACCTTAAGGGTACATTGATGGGATATCCACCCTTTCTAAAGCCACGGAAACCCCAATAAATGCTGCAACCCGTGGTACATATACCCCTAaggttacatatattttttctatactaaAATCACAagttttacaacaaaaatttataagaccAAACCAAAAAGCCCTAAAcagtctataaaaaaatcacaaaagatatttaacaaaatgtcattaaaatagCCAGTCATCTAATAGCTTCAATGCTCtccttgtaaaatttattttttattaggttTAGTCTTTCATAtttccctatatatatatatatatatatttcatatattgggTTGcaaatcgtatgtattttggtatgtgaatttaaaaaaattaacgtggtaatctTGACGATTAAAAGATTGTTTGGAGGAGTGCAGCTTAGTAGttgccatgacgtttcattagtttatataaaattagctAAACTATAATTACACTGATCGATTTCAATATATTCcaagtccaataaggacttgcAATTAAACTCTGCtgcaaatcttcaaggttactctacgtctttttgaggacacacgaatgttcaatcagcttttggatataattgaatgcagtagaaaaggaagttaactcctcaggaattaaataataataacaacagttCAGAATAAGACTCTTCTGTTATCCAACTAAAAAACTGGTTAAGCTAAAACAAACACCTAATTTGTATTTCTACATAGAAACATGAGTAAAGGTGAATTTGTTTGAGTTTCTATCTAATAGTGTACTTGTCTaagtctaaaatatttatttttgaagatacattgaaaatattcaagtatttgGATTTATTCCACCTCTTCTACAATCATTACTGCatggaaataattgaaataccTTGCGACAAAAAGCTAACTGGTTTTCatattagtttattaattaaaagaaaatagagtTTGTACTATAGGCAAACTTTCTTTCACTTGTTATCCAAATAGAAATGGAACACTTGTCATCTAGAACACTCGTACATCAAATAATTTCCAGATCTCACATTACTCACTGCTCAATAATCTTTGCTATAATTTGgatggcaaatattttattttgcgtatataaatatatctcaaattttattggaacaacatttattaaatgtcactaaggaaggataaaaaaactgatattGTAATAGTTGTaacgtttttaaataatatacaatatttaagtttttatttttatatttcagttaaagAATAAAAGTATGATAATCTTTTGTGTAAATCAACTTATGTAACTATATTTTGAGTTaataggaaaaacaaaatttttatattaaaccaAGAATATCTGATATAAACGAACAACAACACAAATTATAGTTTTGAAAGGAgtatagatattttaataaatgaatatatttctattatacaaTATGCATCCTCCAAAACTTTAAGGTCTGGATCACTTCTATTTTCATCATCGCCATGACTTTCTAGAGAAAGTTCATATATGTTACCATAATGTCATCAAAATGAGTGATAGGTCTCCTTGAtaaacccaaaaaaatttactcctcTGAAAGGAAAATCAGGAGAGTTATCTGTTTGTTATCACCAAGCTGTGTTTACACCAAACGACATTAAATTACGTTTTCCCATGGTTCATTGACTTAATAATAgccaacaaaaattaaactctttGTGTGGTGTCAAGATTTATTTAGATTGTCCAATGGTTTTTAAAATAGGCAATGTAAACTTGCTtacataaataacttataacactttttgttttctttgattttatacGAGTATGTTCTTCccttctctatgacgtcactttttaAACCCGTAGTAgatgtcaaacatcagttggaaAAGtgctatggtataaccttgtatttttattaatcttggtATTTATAATCTTCAATTCTTGgtagaagtgaagaaaataaaagatagctAGGAACGTAAGAATGAAGGATCAACTAACCAGTCCTTAGGGTGATTGAATGGTAAAAGGGACCGGACCGGTAAGAAAACTGCAAGGAGGGGGGAGATTGATTAGAAATCAGTCCAAAGACCGATTCAACACTAATCAGCAAATATTTCTGCCATATATAACTGCTAAATTAtacttttctgttttatttacaCTCAGAacgatttagacaattttcacaacAAAGGATAGCATAACAACCAGGGTATATGAATATAAAGAAGTTATTGTTGTAACTTTAACCAGCACGTTTTACGacacatttttttcattgtttctgAATACATTGGATGAATACAATATCCTTTTGTTCAAACAAAGAACAACTATATGCAACGTCTGGCATTGCATCATTACAAAGTTGATCATCacctgaaaaataatattacaatagtCAATCATACATaggtttataattattttttcttactgcAGATTTTACATGTTTTTCTGCAGGAATATCTAATATTAGGATCTTCTTTACAACGATCCTGGCTTTTTCGACAAAGAGAAGAATGGACTAGATCCTCACAcactaaaattgaaaattattatattttattccaaattatgtattttatgtatttaccaTTGCAATTACCACACATTTTTGGACAATGATAATCTCTCCCATCAAAACAAATTATCTTAGCATCTCTCATACAAGCAGAATGATAGTCTTTACATTTggctatgaaaataaatactgaattaatgagttttgttgaaaaatgttgtatacCTTTACAAACTCCACAGGATTCTGCACATGGATGGTGATTGGATGGTTTAAAGCAATATAATGgatattcttttacaaaaatttggcATTCTGTTGAATTCCTATCTTTACAAAtactttctgtaaaaaaatgtgcaaggcgttattttaaacaaagttgCTTTGTTACATTACCTGCGATATTTCCTTGAGCAACACAAAATGTACTACAGATAAAAAGTGAAGCAATTGTTGACCTCATGCTGTTAGGGAATTTGAACTACTGATATCCCAATCaaactattttctttattttatacacttatatgtaaattaaataagtgtTCAGGTGTATTAAGACCTATAagtccataaataaaataatagctatagctattttatttatttaatttagaaattaaaattatatagaaatgataaaaatcaaacgAATGatcattaaaagaaaataaaattgtaaaagatttgattaatttttttttctttttataggaaTATCGTTAACTTTTTTACTCAATTAGACCAATAAGTACATGTATGAAGAAATACCCTTTGTAGCCACAGGCCTGTATACAGCGTTTGTTTGaagttttaataaaactaaaggACTCTCaatttaattactcaaattcAGAAAACCagtttggtttatttattttattaattgaaattataattaatacattgaaattatttacaatttatataggGATTGaagttagttatatttaattaatgagtatttttgattcttcattaattatattttgtttatcaaaactAAGACATGCAAACAATATAATGgagttttttaaaaagatgaaatttttcaGACATTTGTGCAAGACCGAGTTCATGTTGATATCGTACATAAAGGGCCGTTCACTAGGATTGGAACACACTTTGATCTCGTCGAGATTCCATATAAGTGCATAACGGTTGAGTTTTTTATTAGcatgacattattttttcagtaaCGTTCTTTTTTCGAGATGGATAAACACGATCATTCATTAAGTAGTTTGTTCAAATTCTTTTTGAACGCCAATGACTCCCGATTTAATTATAGTAGAGTGTTTTAATCGGGGCTATTTGATTTTTCgtgtttcaaaagtttcaaattgGTGTAGTTGATTCGGATTAAGCAATTTGAACCAACCTTGCCTCGTtgatggaaaattaaatattttattaatgaactaAAATGGATACAATTGTTTGTGcttaataagtttaaataattgcAAATGTTAACATGTAAAggtaaaaataagttaaaatgtaaataagacGA
This window of the Lepeophtheirus salmonis unplaced genomic scaffold, UVic_Lsal_1.4 unplaced_contig_9960_pilon, whole genome shotgun sequence genome carries:
- the LOC121131707 gene encoding uncharacterized protein, producing the protein MRSTIASLFICSTFCVAQGNIAESICKDRNSTECQIFVKEYPLYCFKPSNHHPCAESCGVCKAKCKDYHSACMRDAKIICFDGRDYHCPKMCGNCNVCEDLVHSSLCRKSQDRCKEDPNIRYSCRKTCKICSDDQLCNDAMPDVAYSCSLFEQKDIVFIQCIQKQ